Proteins found in one Aethina tumida isolate Nest 87 chromosome 1, icAetTumi1.1, whole genome shotgun sequence genomic segment:
- the LOC109596692 gene encoding oxidized purine nucleoside triphosphate hydrolase-like, with amino-acid sequence MFTEIILREQIRQYKCTLEHSQIVSRRTEKKAVKNKCCDRVTYNTSTMNRLQKLYTLVFVRKNNQVLMGRKKRGFGLGQWNGFGGKIEKGESFAEGAKRELYEESSLIAKDLKHVGVVKYEVQDESLDQIVHVFTCNKYEGTEKPSDEMDPVKWFRYDCVPYDKMWPDARTWWPSMLNDKYFSVHCVYNRGKIISTEVLEHDSIKEALNVFNFMVQ; translated from the coding sequence atgtttacaGAAATCATTTTACGTGAACAGATTAGGCAATATAAATGCACTTTAGAACACAGCCAAATTGTAAGCAGGCGCACAGAGAAAAAGGCGgttaaaaacaaatgttgCGACCGAGTAACCTACAATACGTCCACAATGAACAGGCTACAAAAGTTGTACACTCTTGTGTTCGTGCGAAAAAACAACCAGGTGCTGATGGGCCGTAAGAAACGGGGATTCGGTTTGGGACAATGGAACGGATTTGGTGGTAAAATCGAGAAGGGTGAATCGTTTGCGGAGGGCGCGAAACGGGAACTCTACGAGGAATCTAGTTTGATTGCAAAGGATTTGAAACATGTAGGTGTTGTAAAGTATGAAGTACAGGACGAGTCTTTGGACCAAATTGTTCATGTGTTtacatgtaataaatatgaagGTACGGAAAAACCAAGTGACGAAATGGATCCAGTTAAATGGTTCAGATATGACTGTGTGCCTTATGACAAAATGTGGCCAGATGCCAGGACATGGTGGCCTAGTATGTTGAATGACAAGTATTTTTCTGTGCACTGTGTTTACAACAGGGgcaaaattatttcaacagAAGTTTTGGAACATGACAGTATTAAAGAGGCtttgaatgtatttaattttatggttcagtga